In a single window of the Raphanus sativus cultivar WK10039 chromosome 9, ASM80110v3, whole genome shotgun sequence genome:
- the LOC108824595 gene encoding uncharacterized protein LOC108824595, which produces MEDLLKASARMINLPSTGLTILLYPWIFWVLWTSRNQLLFEDKFFSETEMVAKAIKAAKEWQASLPDRKFVSDSPKDCHPSNSLPQVPAHCHLMCSDAAWNGSSFQGGLAWICKDAANTVTFQGTESRRYVSSALTAEALALKAGLSKAISSNIKDVICCSDSKVLIDAITGNKNVTVIRGILHDLGVLSNSFSSISFKFISRKCNGPADLLAKNALFLLSNNPSVVGNSID; this is translated from the coding sequence ATGGAAGACCTGTTAAAGGCCAGCGCTCGAATGATCAACTTACCTTCCACGGGCCTGACAATTCTCCTATACCCTtggattttttgggttttgtggACTAGCAGGAATCAATTGCTGTTCGAAGATAAGTTTTTCTCGGAAACAGAGATGGTGGCAAAAGCTATCAAAGCGGCTAAGGAATGGCAGGCCTCACTCCCGGACCGCAAATTTGTCTCTGATTCACCTAAAGACTGTCACCCATCGAACTCTTTACCTCAGGTTCCAGCACATTGTCACCTCATGTGCTCAGATGCTGCCTGGAACGGGTCTTCTTTTCAAGGGGGCTTAGCTTGGATCTGTAAGGATGCTGCAAACACAGTTACCTTCCAAGGAACCGAGTCCCGACGCTATGTATCCTCAGCTCTAACAGCAGAGGCACTAGCGTTGAAAGCCGGTCTCTCAAAGGCCATCTCCTCCAACATCAAAGACGTAATCTGTTGTTCAGATTCTAAGGTTCTTATTGACGCGATCACAGGAAACAAGAACGTGACCGTTATTAGAGGGATACTCCATGACCTCGGCGTGTTGAGTAACTCCTTCTCCTCTATCTCCTTTAAGTTTATTTCTCGCAAATGTAATGGTCCGGCTGACCTGTTAGCGAAGAACGCTTTGTTCCTTTTGTCAAACAACCCCTCTGTGGTTGGAAACTCTATAGACTGA
- the LOC108826195 gene encoding cyclin-dependent protein kinase inhibitor SMR14 codes for MPDTKIFQLLPDDKDIAAMQSTDSLLVPSKPQPPKSSLSPSLQEYNSRSDGNNKQQDQEQEKLQYESRSKRKWEYNDETSRVEILETPRNSNIRSHCPPRPPRKPKASPAMKGRPMWLKRSVVLLDVSREVESMFPPSVLQDFGKKIKKARY; via the coding sequence ATGCCAGACACAAAGATATTTCAGTTGTTGCCTGATGACAAAGATATCGCAGCCATGCAAAGTACTGATAGTCTCCTAGTTCCATCAAAACCTCAGCCTCCAAAATCATCATTATCTCCAAGTCTTCAAGAATATAACTCTAGAAGTGATGGAAACAACAAGCAACAAgatcaagaacaagaaaagcTCCAGTATGAATCAAGAAGTAAACGAAAATGGGAATATAATGACGAAACTTCTCGGGTAGAGATTCTAGAGACGCCGAGGAATTCAAACATAAGGTCTCATTGTCCTCCTCGGCCGCCAAGAAAGCCAAAAGCTAGTCCGGCCATGAAAGGGAGACCCATGTGGTTAAAGAGATCCGTGGTTTTATTGGACGTATCAAGAGAGGTCGAATCTATGTTTCCTCCGTCTGTTCTTCAAGATTTCGGTAAGAAGATCAAAAAAGCTAGATATTGA
- the LOC108824596 gene encoding oxysterol-binding protein-related protein 3C has translation MGSPKKNENKGFFAAMTSGFSMFGNAMSRSVNGLIAYEGVEVINPEGGKEDAEEEAQRGRWKDEERDSYWKMMQKYIGSDITSMVTLPVIIFEPMTMLQKMAELMEYSYLLDQADECEDPYLRLVYASSWAISVYFAYQRTWKPFNPILGETYEMANHGGISFLSEQVSHHPPMSAGHAENEHFTYNVTSKLKTKLLGNSVDVYPVGRTRVTLKKDGVVLDLVPPLTKVHNLIFGRTWVDSPGEMVMTNLTTGDKVVLYFQPCGWFGSGRYEVDGYVYSADEEPKIMMTGKWNEKISYQPCDTEGEPLPGTELKEVWHVADVPKNDKFQYTHFAHKINSFDTAPSKLLASDSRLRPDRYALEQGDLSKAGSEKHSLEERQRAEKRTRETKGQKFTPRWFDLTDEITSTPWGDIEIYQYNGKYNEHRDTAPSSSSEVDLKSIEFNPWQYGNVSSE, from the exons atggggaGTCCAAAGAAGAACGAGAACAAGGGCTTCTTCGCCGCCATGACCTCCGGTTTCTCCATGTTCGGCAACGCCATGTCTAGATCCGTCAACGG GTTGATTGCTTATGAAGGAGTTGAGGTCATAAATCCAGAAGGTGGTAAAGAAGATGCAGAAGAGGAAGCTCAGAGAGGAAGGTGGAAAGACGAG GAACGTGATAGTTACTGGAAGATGATGCAGAAGTATATAGGTTCGGATATTACCTCAATGGTCACACTTCCTGTTATTATTTTCGAGCCCATGACTATGCTCCAGAAGATGGCTGAG TTAATGGAGTATTCCTATTTGCTGGATCAAGCCGATGAATGCGAGGATCCGTACTTGCGTTTAGTATATGCTT CATCATGGGCTATATCTGTTTACTTTGCCTACCAACGAACCTGGAAGCCTTTCAATCCTATTCTTGGTGAGACGTATGAGATGGCCAACCATGGTGGTATTTCCTTTCTTTCCGAGCAG GTTAGCCATCATCCCCCAATGAGTGCTGGTCACGCCGAGAACGAGCACTTCACTTACAACGTCACCTCAAAGTTGAAAACTAAGCTTTTGGGTAACTCTGTTGATGTTTACCCTGTTGGCAG AACGCGTGTAACCCTCAAAAAAGATGGTGTGGTTCTGGATTTGGTGCCGCCTCTCACTAAGGTCCACAATCTAATATTTGGACGAACTTGGGTTGACTCACCCGGAGAAATGGTCATGACTAATTTAACCACCGGAGACAAAGTTGTTCTTTATTTCCAGCCATGTGGTTGGTTCGG TTCTGGTCGCTATGAAGTGGATGGATACGTTTACAGCGCAGACGAAGAACCTAAGATCATGATGACGGGAAAATGGAATGAGAAAATCAGCTACCAGCCTTGTGATACTGAGGGTGAACCCCTTCCTGGCACTGAGCTTAAAgag GTATGGCATGTGGCTGATGTTCCCAAGAATGACAAGTTTCAGTACACGCACTTTGCTCACAAGATAAACAGCTTCGACACAGCTCCTTCTAAGCTCTTGGCTTCAGACTCACGTCTCCGTCCCGATAGATATGCCCTTGAGCAGGGTGACCTTTCTAAAGCTGGTTCCGAGAAGCacag CCTTGAGGAGAGACAAAGGGCAGAAAAGAGGACACGAGAGACAAAGGGACAGAAGTTCACACCAAGATGGTTCGATCTAACGGATGAGATCACATCTACGCCATGGGGAGATATTGAGATATACCAATACAACGGGAAGTACAATGAACACCGAGATACAGCACCGAGCTCGAGCAGTGAAGTGGACCTCAAATCGATCGAGTTTAATCCTTGGCAATATGGAAATGTATCAAGCGAATGA
- the LOC108819735 gene encoding uncharacterized protein LOC108819735 — translation MASSSQNTLDDAFDEKFDQKFDQAFDRVLENLTIRADQEERKKKRKKRAYIERNREEGNVRLWNDYFSETPTYSDNQFRRRFRMNRPLFTHIVNRLANEVDFFRQKIDGLGRSGLSTLQKCTAAIRLLAYGSAADTVDEYLRLAETTSRSCLENFVEGIIQLFGDEYLRRPTPADLQRLLYIGEIRGFPGMIGSIDCMHWKWKNCPTTWKGQYSRGSSKPTIVLEAVASYDLWIWHAFFGPPGTLNDINVLDRSPVFDDIINGQAPQVTYSVNGREYHLAYYLTDGIYPKWATFIQSIPLPQSPQAVLFAKRQEAVRKDVERAFGVLQARFAIVKNPALFWDKVKVGKIMRACIILHNMIVENERDNMIVVDEQDVYTHYDVSGFQQGEDTGSSDIDLTFSTDTPSRITDMMRMETTIRDGQMHQQLKADLVENIWRRFGHDGDNN, via the coding sequence ATGGCTTCTTCATCTCAAAACACTTTAGATGATGCATTTGATGAAAAGTTTGATCAAAAATTTGATCAAGCCTTTGATCGAGTCCTTGAGAATTTAACCATCCGTGCTGATCAAGAAGAAcgaaagaagaaaaggaaaaaacgAGCTTATATCGAAAGAAATCGGGAGGAAGGAAATGTACGTTTATGGAATGATTATTTCAGTGAAACTCCAACGTATTCTGATAATCAGTTCCGACGACGTTTTAGAATGAACAGGCCATTATTCACGCACATTGTGAATCGACTTGCCAACGAAGTTGACTTCTTTCGTCAAAAGATAGATGGTCTCGGAAGGTCTGGTCTCTCAACACTCCAAAAGTGTACAGCAGCCATTCGTTTATTGGCATATGGTAGTGCGGCTGATACGGTCGACGAATACCTTCGGCTCGCTGAAACTACAAGTCGGTCATGTTTGGAGAATTTTGTGGAAGGAATAATTCAATTGTTCGGCGATGAGTACTTAAGAAGACCAACACCGGCTGATCTTCAACGTCTACTTTATATTGGAGAGATACGTGGATTTCCCGGGATGATAGgaagcatcgactgtatgcattggaaGTGGAAGAATTGTCCCACCACTTGGAAAGGGCAATATTCTCGAGGTTCGAGTAAACCAACTATCGTTTTAGAGGCGGTTGCTTCATATGATCTCTGGATATGGCATGCATTTTTTGGGCCTCCAGGTACCTTAAATGATATAAATGTTCTTGATCGTtcacctgtttttgatgacataATTAACGGTCAAGCTCCGCAAGTCACTTACTCCGTCAATGGAAGAGAGTATCATTTGGCTTATTATCTCACCGATGGTATTTATCCGAAATGGGCAACTTTTATTCAATCTATTCCACTACCACAAAGTCCGCAAGCAGTTTTATTTGCTAAACGTCAAGAAGCTGTCCGAAAAGATGTCGAGCGTGCTTTTGGAGTCTTGCAAGCTCGCTTTGCTATTGTTAAAAATCCAGCACTTTTTTGGGATAAAGTCAAAGTTGGAAAGATTATGAGAGCATGTATCATACTCCATAATATGATAGTAGAAAATGAACGGGATAATATGATAGTAGTAGACGAACAAGATGTATACACTCATTATGATGTTTCAGGGTTCCAACAAGGAGAAGACACTGGAAGTTCAGATATCGATCTCACGTTTTCTACAGATACCCCTTCAAGGATCACTGATATGATGCGTATGGAAACTACAATTCGTGATGGACAAATGCATCAACAACTGAAAGCTGATTTGGTAGAAAATATATGGCGTAGATTTGGACATGATGGAGACAACAACTGA
- the LOC108827239 gene encoding protein INVOLVED IN DE NOVO 2, protein MEKQKLSLGDSSGETSEVKRSVCTEEKFVWPWVGLVANIQTEVDKTGRRVGRSGSTLRDELIQKGFNPTRVQPIWNFKGHSGFALVEFTKDIKGFENAMNFERSYKSDGHGKKDWEKGVHLRDDKPYGWVCREDDYNRSGIVGKNVKKKRDLKSVSQLQEEEERKMVQLVENMSQSIEMKMISKQELEHKVDETSRVLQSVEFHNYQLNQTYKQEVEKMQTNLHDLYQQIIIGHEKSMSDLETEREKLENRARQICIDEAEMEKSRLEIEMNQKAMLEQNEANMEAMKLAEKHQKEKEKLHEKIMEMEAKLNETQELELEIEKLKGSSNVMKHMADGDVDVELMEKMAKTQMELEAREAALYDKIKSVTQKERMANDEFQEARKEMIQFWNENEDLVSGEKIRVKRMGQLDTKPFVVAVKKKLRGGSRAKAELKAMELCSFWEGQVGDVHWYPFKVDESDGIAKIVVDNKDEKLIKLKDAYGEELYKEVVRAKREIVEYNPSGGYVVSELWNFEKNRKATMEEVTDVMLKIRKTVVAMKNKRKRR, encoded by the exons ATGGAGAAGCAGAAACTTTCACTCGGAGATTCGTCAGGAGAGACCTCGGAGGTGAAGAGAAGCGTGTGTACGGAAGAGAAGTTTGTGTGGCCATGGGTTGGTCTCGTGGCCAACATACAAACGGAGGTTGATAAAACTGGTCGGAGAGTTGGCAGAAGCGGTTCAACGTTACGTGACGAGCTCATCCAAAAGGGGTTTAATCCAACGAGAGTCCAGCCCATCTGGAACTTCAAGGGACACTCTGGTTTCGCCTTGGTGGAGTTCACCAAAGACATCAAAGGGTTCGAGAACGCCATGAACTTCGAGAGGAGTTACAAATCAGACGGCCACGGCAAGAAAGACTGGGAGAAAG GTGTTCACTTGAGAGATGATAAGCCCTACGGATGGGTTTGTAGAGAGGACGACTACAACCGGAGTGGGATTGTTGGCAAGAACGttaagaagaagagagacttGAAGAGTGTGTCACAGCttcaagaagaggaggaaaGAAAAATGGTTCAGCTTGTCGAGAACATGTCTCAGTCGATTGAGATGAAGATGATAAGCAAGCAAGAGCTCGAACACAAAGTAGATGAGACTTCTCGTGTTCTGCAGAGTGTGGAGTTTCATAACTATCAGCTAAACCAAACCTACAAACAAg AGGTTGAGAAGATGCAGACGAACTTGCATGATCTGTATCAGCAGATTATAATAGGACATGAAAAATCTATGTCTGACCTGGAGACAGAGAGGGAGAAGCTGGAGAATCGTGCAAGGCAGATCTGCATAGACGAAGCTGAGATGGAAAAATCCAGACTTGAAATAGAAATG AATCAAAAGGCTATGCTGGAGCAGAATGAAGCGAATATGGAAGCTATGAAGCTTGCAGAGAAGCACCAG aaagagaaggagaagcTACATGAGAAGATAATGGAAATGGAAGCGAAGCTAAATGAAACGCAAGAGCTGGAGTTGGAGATAGAGAAGCTGAAAGGCAGCAGCAATGTGATGAAGCATATGGCGGATGGAGATGTAGATGTAGAGTTAATGGAGAAGATGGCCAAGACTCAGATGGAGCTGGAGGCTAGAGAAGCGGCTCTATATGATAAGATAAAGTCTGTGACACAGAAAGAACGCATGGCCAACGACGAGTTTCAAGAAGCTAGGAAAGAGATGATTCAG TTCTGGAATGAGAATGAGGATTTGGTGAGTGGAGAGAAGATAAGAGTGAAGAGGATGGGTCAGTTAGACACGAAGCCGTTTGTGGTagcagtgaagaagaaacttagAGGAGGTTCAAGAGCAAAAGCAGAGCTAAAAGCTATGGAGTTGTGTTCATTTTGGGAAGGACAAGTTGGAGATGTGCATTGGTATCCATTTAAAGTGGATGAATCTGATGGAATCGCAAAG ATTGTGGTTGATAACAAGGATGAGAAGCTGATTAAGCTGAAGGATGCCTACGGTGAGGAACTTTACAAGGAAGTGGTGAGAGCAAAAAGGGAGATAGTGGAATACAACCCGAGCGGTGGCTACGTGGTTTCAGAGCTGTGGAACTTTGAGAAGAACCGAAAGGCCACAATGGAGGAAGTGACGGATGTGATGTTGAAGATAAGGAAGACGGTCGTGGCTATGAAGAACAAGCGAAAGAGGCGTTGA
- the LOC130499996 gene encoding glutathione S-transferase T3-like — translation MDFNPFTQPSNFVDLLSSQQNVVFGNLSDSVGQSSSQVPFLGSQGTEDSPPVRKERRTWTPEDDVVLISSWLNTSKDPIVGNEQKCDAFWKRVAAYYSASRKGSDHRALSHCKNRWQKINDHVCKFSGAYDAATRQRTSGQNENDVLRLAHIIYFTKVKKKFTLEHAWKELRHDQKWCSLSTAKKDGSSKKKRCEDGSESANSKATEEDSSLHDESTKRPMGVKAAKKALKERLSKKTVDDGKELSDFQTMWGIKMKDLEVKERMSKINERKSKMKLLASLYAKQEPLADYEEALKKKLSEELM, via the coding sequence ATGGATTTCAATCCATTTACTCAGCCTTCAAACTTTGTTGATCTGCTTAGCAGTCAACAAAATGTTGTCTTCGGTAACTTATCAGATAGTGTAGGGCAATCTTCCTCCCAAGTTCCCTTCTTAGGAAGTCAAGGCACCGAGGACAGTCCACCAGTGCGTAAAGAAAGAAGGACGTGGACGCCTGAAGATGATGTGGTGCTCATCAGCTCGTGGTTAAACACGAGCAAGGATCCCATAGTAGGGAATGAGCAAAAGTGTGATGCCTTCTGGAAAAGAGTAGCTGCATACTACTCTGCTAGTCGAAAGGGCTCTGATCATAGAGCGTTATCTCACTGCAAGAACCGTTGGCAGAAGATCAATGACCATGTATGCAAGTTTTCCGGAGCATATGATGCTGCAACTAGACAGAGAACCAGTGGGCAAAATGAGAATGATGTTCTCAGACTAGCCCACATAATCTACTTCACGAAAGTGAAAAAGAAGTTCACTCTTGAGCATGCTTGGAAAGAGTTGCGTCATGACCAGAAGTGGTGTTCCCTGTCTACTGCTAAAAAAGATGGAAGCTCGAAGAAGAAGAGGTGTGAGGATGGTTCAGAATCAGCAAACTCTAAAGCAACAGAAGAAGATTCTTCTCTTCATGATGAATCAACAAAACGTCCCATGGGTGTTAAGGCAGCAAAGAAAGCCCTTAAAGAAAGGCTGTCTAAGAAGACAGTGGATGATGGGAAGGAGCTATCTGATTTTCAGACAATGTGGGGCATCAAGATGAAGGATTTAGAGGTGAAAGAAAGGATGTCCAAGATAAATGAAAGGAAGTCCAAGATGAAGCTACTCGCCAGTCTCTATGCTAAACAAGAACCTCTTGCGGATTATGAAGAAgctttgaagaagaaactcagTGAAGAGTTGATGTAA
- the LOC130499501 gene encoding LOW QUALITY PROTEIN: actin-4 (The sequence of the model RefSeq protein was modified relative to this genomic sequence to represent the inferred CDS: inserted 4 bases in 3 codons; deleted 1 base in 1 codon; substituted 1 base at 1 genomic stop codon), with amino-acid sequence MYYVLPHAILRVDLAGHDLTYHLMKILTECSHSFTITAEREXVRDMKEKLSXIALDCEQELETSNTSSSVEKSFELSDETIGAERFWCPEVLFQTSMIGKENLGIHEVTYNSLMKCDVDIRKDLYGNIVLSGGTTMFGGXRDRMSKEITALAPSNMKIKVVVPPERKXSVWIGSSILTSLSTFQVEWIVKSEYNDYGPLIVPRK; translated from the exons ATGTATTATGTTCTTCCACATGCAATCTTACGTGTTGACCTAGCGGGGCATGACCTAACATACCACCTCATGAAAATACTGACAGAGTGTAGCCATTCCTTCACCATAACTGCAGAGCGTG ATGTTAGGGACATGAAAGAAAAGCTCTCTTAAATTGCTCTTGACTGTGAACAAGAGCTGGAGACTTCCAATACAAGCTCATCTGTTGAGAAAAGCTTCGAGCTTTCTGACGAAACCATAGGAGCAGAGAGGTTCTGGTGCCCAGAAGTTCTGTTTCAGACATCAATGATTGGAAAGGAAAATCTAGGAATCCATGAAGTCACATATAACTCT CTCATGAAATGTGATGTGGATATTAGGAAAGATTTGTATGGAAACATTGTGCTAAGTGGTGGAACCACAATGTTTGGTG TACGTGATAGAATGAGCAAAGAGATCACAGCTTTAGCACCTAGTAACATGAAGATTAAGGTCGTGGTTCCACCCGAGCGAAA TAGTGTTTGGATTGGTAGTTCTATATTGACTTCGCTCAGCACTTTCCAGGTGgaat GGATTGTGAAATCGGAGTACAATGACTATGGACCGTTAATTGTACCGaggaaatag
- the LOC108825683 gene encoding uncharacterized protein LOC108825683 produces MAGTCSSVRPRIIGASSSTVRLINGAGVPFSVRISTRTRSHGGGFTASVSSSREEGPSCIFVGPIDSARKETLEALYRQAKNAYYNGKPLIVDDMFDRVELKLRWYGSKSVVKYPRCSLLRQSTYADAEDDASQVLLLATIWILILLFGSSACVFPSMYGLGLVYGGDPFDSGLVYSSSSSSVPLLTKLNGILLTVLGPAFGYPIASSAVRVLKGLWRNDLTALKGDCPNCGEEVFAFVRSDQSNRSAHKADCHVCECTLEFRTKVEKSASLLGRKWVYGRIYLVSRPRRGRRSKYP; encoded by the exons ATGGCTGGCACTTGCAGCTCGGTTAGGCCTCGCATCATTGGTGCTTCTTCGTCGACTGTTAGGTTGATTAACGGAGCAGGAGTTCCTTTCTCCGTTAGGATCTCTACCAGAACAAGAAGCCACGGAGGTGGTTTCACCGCATCTGTTTCGTCGTCACGTGAGGAAGGTCCTTCTTGTATCTTCGTCGGTCCGATTGATTCCGCAAGAAAAGAAACTCTTGAAGCTCTTTACCGCCAA gCGAAGAATGCTTACTACAATGGTAAGCCGTTGATAGTTGATGACATGTTTGACAGAGTCGAG CTGAAGCTTCGGTGGTATGGTTCGAAGTCTGTTGTCAAGTACCCTCGTTGCAGCCTCCTGCGACAGTCAACTTATGCTGATGCAGAG GATGATGCATCACAAGTTCTCCTGTTAGCTACCATATGGATCTTGATTCTCTTGTTTGGTAGCTCAGCATGCGTTTTCCCCTCCATGTATGGCCTCGGCTTAGTCTATGGAGGAGATCCGTTTGACTCGGGGCTTGTCTATAGCAGCAGCTCCTCTTCTGTGCCTCTTCTGACAAAGCTGAACGGCATCCTCCTCACCGTGCTAGGACCTGCTTTTGGATATCCGATTGCATCTTCTGCAG TAAGGGTTCTTAAAGGGCTATGGAGAAATGACTTAACGGCTCTAAAGGGAGACTGCCCGAACTGTGGGGAAGAG GTTTTTGCGTTTGTGAGATCGGATCAATCAAACAGATCAGCTCACAAAGCCGACTGTCATGTCTGTGAGTGCACCCTGGAGTTCCGTACCAAAGTGGAG AAATCTGCGTCGCTATTGGGTAGAAAATGGGTGTACGGCAGGATATACCTTGTTTCACGGCCTAGGAGAGGTCGGCGTTCCAAGTATCCATAG
- the LOC108827237 gene encoding methyl-CpG-binding domain-containing protein 6, producing MSSNGTDQSRKRAAPGDNNWLPPGWRVEDKVRTSGATAGSVDKYYYEPITGRKFRSRTEVLYYLEHGTEKKKGSKKPDNTDSNSDNFEGQGSNKSSRKANKEQPPPPPRPPSPPLKFDFENPPEKVSWSAAAKAGEEAWTPFVGDDKVQDSLRREWCTAFNVITTKNPTKLSSLRR from the exons ATGTCGTCGAACGGTACGGATCAGTCGCGGAAGCGTGCGGCGCCGGGAGACAACAATTGGTTGCCTCCTGGTTGGAGAGTTGAAGATAAAGTTCGAACCTCCGGTGCTACTGCTGGTTCCGTTGATAAG TACTATTACGAACCAATCACAGGACGTAAGTTTCGATCCAGGACCGAAGTGCTCTACTACTTGGAACATGggacagaaaaaaagaaaggaagcaAGAAACCAGACAACACTGATTCCAATTCAGAC AATTTCGAAGGGCAAGGAAGCAATAAATCCAGCAGAAAAGCTAATAAAGAGCagcctcctccgccgccgcggCCACCATCGCCGCCGTTGAAGTTTGATTTTGAGAATCCGCCGGAGAAGGTAAGCTGGTCTGCTGCGGCGAAAGCAGGAGAGGAAGCTTGGACACCTTTTGTTGGGGACGACAAGGTTCAAGATTCGTTGAGAAGAGAATGGTGCACTGCTTTTAACGTTATCACGACCAAGAACCCAACTAAACTGTCGTCGTtgagacgatga